A stretch of the Nitrospirota bacterium genome encodes the following:
- a CDS encoding BrnT family toxin: MRFEWDEHKNKENIKRHGISFGEAKEVFDDPFHISLLDKRFDYFEERWITIGATKDGKIIVIGHLYYMTEDGIEIIRIITARKAAKKEREQYEDIGV; the protein is encoded by the coding sequence ATGCGCTTTGAATGGGATGAACATAAAAATAAGGAAAATATAAAAAGGCATGGCATTTCTTTTGGGGAGGCGAAAGAGGTGTTCGACGACCCTTTTCATATCTCTCTTCTGGATAAAAGATTTGATTACTTTGAGGAAAGATGGATTACCATAGGCGCTACAAAAGATGGGAAAATTATAGTCATAGGCCACTTATATTATATGACAGAAGATGGCATTGAGATCATAAGGATTATAACCGCAAGAAAGGCTGCAAAAAAAGAAAGGGAACAATATGAAGACATTGGTGTCTAA
- a CDS encoding BrnA antitoxin family protein: MKTLVSKQKKEFELKEEYDFSKGIRGRFYRPKKISASMRLDNDILLYLKKIAGERKIGYQTLINTVLREFIIKANK, encoded by the coding sequence ATGAAGACATTGGTGTCTAAACAAAAAAAGGAATTTGAACTAAAGGAAGAATATGATTTTTCAAAAGGTATCAGGGGGCGATTCTACCGGCCTAAAAAAATATCTGCTTCCATGAGGCTTGATAATGACATTTTGCTTTACCTCAAGAAGATTGCCGGCGAGAGGAAAATTGGGTATCAGACATTGATAAATACTGTTTTGAGAGAGTTCATTATTAAAGCCAATAAATAA